A section of the Ranitomeya imitator isolate aRanImi1 chromosome 7, aRanImi1.pri, whole genome shotgun sequence genome encodes:
- the NDE1 gene encoding nuclear distribution protein nudE homolog 1 encodes MNELERKTFISVEEEKEYWKDLTVKSKKCSEEAQEELEEFQVASREYEAELETQLHQMESRNRDLLNQNNKLRMELETIRGKYEEHHASSYTQICTLENELSQTRAVRDQLQKYIRELEQANDDLERAKRATIISLEDFELRLNQAIERNAFLESELDEKENDLECFQRLKDETRDLRQELAVQQKQEIIKRSTSALQERERIDTAVQASMSVPSTPGGHRGSISGLSSPMQIRKSFDDGYGGTPMGTPLTPSARISALNIVGDLLRKVGALESKLASCKHFVYEQSPNRAVAPLLAHVNNTRDFSENRLSMPIMSPGEKGFIKRLEFGSMSQNVPVQSMHSPQGIVKMIL; translated from the exons ATGAATGAATTGGAGAGAAAGACCTTTATTTCTGTGGAAGAAGAGAAAGAATATTGGAAAGATCTGACCGTGAAATCTAAGAAATG TTCAGAGGAAGCTCAGGAAGAACTTGAGGAATTCCAAGTGGCAAGTCGTGAATATGAGGCCGAGCTGGAAACCCAACTCCACCAGATGGAGAGCAGGAACCGAGACCTCCTGAACCAGAATAATAAATTACGGATGGAACTTGAAACCATCAGG GGAAAGTATGAGGAGCACCATGCATCAAGTTACACACAGATCTGTACACTGGAAAACGAACTTTCCCAAACCAGAGCGGTCCGGGATCAACTGCAGAAGTACATCCGAGAGCTGGAGCAGGCGAATGATGACTTGGAGAGAGCAAAGAG AGCCACCATCATTTCCTTGGAGGATTTTGAGCTTCGCTTAAATCAAGCAATTGAGAGAAATGCATTCCTTGAAAGTGAACTTGATGAGAAGGAAAATGATCTTGAGTGTTTCCAGAGGCTAAAGGATGAAACCCGAG ACTTACGACAAGAGCTAGCCGTTCAGCAGAAGCAGGAGATAATTAAACGTAGCACCAGTGCTCTCCAGGAAAGAGAACGCATAGACACAGCCGTCCAAGCTTCCATGTCTGTACCGTCAACTCCTGGGGGTCACAGGGGGTCGATCTCTGGTCTGAGCTCTCCAATGCAAATCAGAAAAA GTTTTGATGATGGTTACGGAGGTACACCAATGGGCACTCCGCTCACGCCATCGGCAAGGATATCTGCGTTGAACATTGTAGGAGATCTTCTTAGAAAAGTTGGG GCATTGGAGTCTAAGCTGGCATCTTGCAAACATTTTGTATATGAACAGTCTCCTAATCGAGCTGTGGCACCTTTGTTGGCTCATGTAAACAATACTAGAGACTTCAGTGAAAACAGGCTGAGCATGCCCATCATGAGCCCTGGGGAGAAGGG GTTCATTAAACGATTAGAGTTTGGATCCATGTCCCAAAATGTACCCGTCCAGTCCATGCACTCGCCTCAGGGAATAGTCAAGATGATACTGTAG